One genomic segment of Helianthus annuus cultivar XRQ/B chromosome 14, HanXRQr2.0-SUNRISE, whole genome shotgun sequence includes these proteins:
- the LOC110904460 gene encoding heavy metal-associated isoprenylated plant protein 3, whose protein sequence is MGEQNDAKKEAGEQKPADAGGEKKSDGGPTTVVLKLDLHCDGCAKKIKKSVRHFEGVESVKTDTAGNKLTVTGNVDPTRIKERVEYRTRKKTEILSPQPKKDVEKKDTPPEKTADDKKSDDNKPKEPPQPTMVVLKIPLHCDGCIHKIKRLISKVDGVHSVIPDSGKDLVMVEGTMNVKELIPHLKEKLKRKVDIVPPKTEDKGGDTKDDKKEKEKGEGDGDTKAAGGGGENKSKGIEVVNKLEYHGHNPHTYTMQMYNPSYYNQDYGVSTPSSSNHGYVYQGYNHGYAMEYSNTPPLPPPPMYVNDPQAMYQPETGMFSDENPNACSVM, encoded by the exons ATGGGTGAG CAAAATGATGCGAAGAAAGAAGCCGGTGAGCAGAAACCGGCCGATGCCGGAGGTGAAAAAAAGTCCGACGGTGGTCCCACCACCGTCGTTCTAAAACTAGACTTGCATTGCGATGGatgtgccaaaaaaatcaaaaaatctgTCCGCCATTTCGAAG GTGTGGAAAGTGTAAAAACGGATACCGCCGGCAACAAACTGACGGTAACTGGGAACGTGGATCCGACGCGCATCAAAGAGCGAGTTGAGTACAGGACCAGAAAGAAGACAGAGATCCTCTCTCCTCAGCCGAAAAAGGATGTAGAGAAAAAGGATACCCCGCCGGAGAAAACAGCCGACGATAAAAAATCCGATGACAATAAACCCAAAGAG CCTCCTCAACCGACTATGGTGGTTCTGAAGATTCCTCTGCACTGTGATGGTTGCATTCACAAAATTAAGCGGCTCATTTCAAAGGTCGATG GCGTACACTCTGTGATACCGGATTCAGGCAAGGATTTGGTAATGGTGGAAGGGACAATGAATGTGAAAGAACTCATACCACATTTAAAAGAAAAACTCAAGAGAAAGGTTGATATTGTCCCTCCTAAAACAGAAGACAAAGGTGGTGACACAAAGGATGacaagaaagagaaagagaaagggGAGGGTGACGGAGACACGAAGGCGGCAGGGGGAGGTGGCGAAAACAAGAGCAAAGGCATTGAGGTGGTTAACAAACTCGAGTATCATGGACATAATCCTCACACGTACACGATGCAAATGTACAATCCGAGTTATTATAATCAAGATTATGGGGTTTCGACGCCATCTAGTTCTAACCATGGTTATGTATACCAAGGTTATAATCATGGGTACGCTATGGAATACTCAAACACGCCTCCATTGCCTCCGCCACCTATGTATGTCAACGACCCTCAAGCCATGTATCAACCGGAGACAGGGATGTTTAGTGATGAGAATCCGAATGCTTGTTCAGTTATGTAG
- the LOC110904462 gene encoding histidine--tRNA ligase, chloroplastic/mitochondrial, which translates to MAAASSSLLILHPRLTLFATTLRPLSLFTHHFSSTTPHHPNATGRSISLSSPPSDFAQKIDVNPPKGTRDFPPEDMRLRNWLFHNFREVSELFGFEEVDYPVLETESLYIRKAGEEIRDQLYCFEDKGNRRVALRPELTPSLARLVIQKGKSVPLPIKWFAIGQCWRYERMTRGRRREHYQWNMDIIGVPDVTGEAELISSIVTFFKRIGITAKDVGFKISSRKVLQEVLSLYSVPEASFAKACIIIDKMGKIPMEEIKKELKLVDLSNEAIEDLLQVLSMKSLTELEEKLGDAGEAVRELKQLFSLAEKFGYSEWIQFDASVVRGLAYYTGIVFEGFDREGKLRAICGGGRYDRLLSTFGGDDIPACGFGFGDAVIIELLKERQLIPEVPLEVENIVCSLDPDLQGAAATVATLLREKGQCVDLVLENKPLKWVFKRAARINARRLILVGKSEWERGMVSVKILSTGEQNQINLDDLQ; encoded by the exons ATGGCTGCAGCCTCCTCATCTCTCCTTATCCTCCACCCCCGCCTCACCCTCTTCGCCACCACTCTCCGTCCTCTCTCCCTCTTCACTCACCACTTCTCTTCAACCACTCCTCACCATCCCAATGCCACCGGACGATCTATTTCACTCTCTTCTCCCCCCTCAGATTTCGCCCAAAAGATAGACGTCAATCCTCCCAAAGGCACCCGTGATTTCCCCCCTGAAGATATGCGCCTCCGCAATTGGCTCTTCCACAACTTCAGAGAG GTTTCAGAACTGTTTGGATTTGAAGAGGTTGATTACCCTGTTCTCGAAACAGAGTCCCTTTATATTCGAAAAGCAGGAGAGGAAATCAGAGACCAG CTTTACTGTTTCGAGGATAAGGGAAATCGTCGAGTGGCGTTGAGGCCTGAACTTACTCCTTCTCTAGCTAGACTTGTCATACAGAAAGG AAAATCTGTGCCCCTTCCGATAAAGTGGTTTGCTATTGGACAGTGCTGGCGTTACGAGAGAATGACGAGGGGACGGCGGCGTGAACATTACCAGTGGAACATGGATATAATTGGTGTTCCTGATGTAACT GGAGAAGCTGAGCTAATCTCATCTATTGTTACATTTTTCAAGCGAATTGGGATAACTGCTAAAGATGTTGGCTTCAAGATATCTAGCAGAAAG GTTCTACAGGAAGTGCTAAGTTTGTATTCTGTACCAGAAGCTTCGTTTGCCAAAGCTTGCATCATCATAGATAAG ATGGGAAAAATACCCATGGAGGAGATCAAGAAAGAGCTGAAGTTGGTTGATTTATCAAATGAAGCTATTGAGGATCTACTGCAAGTTCTTTCCATGAAGTCTTTAACGGAGTTGGAAG AGAAACTTGGAGACGCAGGGGAAGCAGTCAGAGAACTGAAGCAACTATTTTCACTTGCTGAAAAGTTTGGTTATTCAGAATGGATTCAGTTTGATGCTTCTGTTGTTCGAGGCCTAGCTTATTACACTGGCATTGTATTTGAG GGATTTGATAGAGAAGGTAAGCTGCGAGCCATTTGTGGTGGTGGACGTTATGATCGTTTGCTTTCTACTTTTGGTGGTGATGACATTCCTGCATGTGGTTTTGGATTTGGTGATGCTGTCATTATTGAA CTGCTAAAGGAGCGACAACTTATACCAGAAGTTCCACTTGAAGTGGAGAACATTGTTTGTTCGCTGGATCCCGATCTTCAAGGTGCAGCTGCAACTGTTGCCACTCTTCTTAGAGAAAAGGGTCAGTGTGTTGATTTGGTTTTGGAAAATAAACCACTTAAATG GGTGTTCAAGCGTGCAGCACGAATAAATGCACGAAGATTGATACTTGTAGGAAAGTCTGAATGGGAAAGAGGCATGGTTAGTGTTAAGATCCTTTCAACTGGGGAACAAAATCAGATTAATCTTGATGACCTACAATAG